The Lycorma delicatula isolate Av1 chromosome 2, ASM4794821v1, whole genome shotgun sequence DNA window GAAGTTAGTAAATGAAAACATAGAAATCccttttaataaacattacactAATGAAGGTCATAGTAAAAATCCTTCACAAAATTGTTAATGtgcaatgttaaatatttatatccggcttctttttcttttcagagAGATTCAGCCCAGGCAGTAAACAAATTATgactaaaagaataaaattgaaaccAGAGCCTACAAGCTTATTTTCAAGATTCACAAGAGAAGGTGACATTGATGTAGAAACAAATTATAACCATAATAAcaacacatttaatttaaataatgcaagtaataatgaaagtgataaaaaattaaaaacaatttcaaaaatttggataccgccattaaaaacaaataatgttcaacaagtagataaattaaataatattaattcagaaaatatgaatgtatttaaagctaaaaaatcaaagcaagaaataaacaaatgggCACATTTATCCAAAACTACCTCCACTACTGTAAACAGTGAAAACAATAACGAAATTGATGATTCATTCGTATTGACAAATAGTAATGTTGAACAAATTCAGGAAagtgaagaaaattatatttgtaaatctaataatactaatttagaaGACAGCAGTGACTATTTGAGAAAAGAAGTGATGACTGGTTCATCTGGTATTGATGCATCAGTTGCTACATTACAGGATGCTGAAACTGTCATAATAGATGCTGATAATGATAACTGTACAGgtcaattaaaaagtaaaaataattatttaaatcaaacaatgactgaaaatgaaaatgaaaaagaaacacatCAATTTCCAagaaatgaatttgaatattttattaattctgacgATTCAGAACCAGAAGTtctagatattaattttaaggaaactaaaattgaatttgataaaacatCTAATCAGAATGATTTGTTAATCATTAGTAAAGACAATGATGATGTAAATATTTCatcatgtattaaaataattgcagAAGTTGATGAATCAGcaaaaaaggtagaaaatattaatgataaagtagatgaaaatcttctaattaatgaaaaaaacaataatatacataaaagtgAAAACATTGCTGGTGGGAGTttgatagatgaaaaaaatttaagaactgaTAGTGAAATAATTACCATCAAAGATAATGTATTTGAGGAGATGCAATCATCACAAAAATTGAAAAGTGTACCCTCAGATTAcgatatatcaaataaaaatgaaaataatcataatattgtatacattgatttaataaatgatgaaaatattacaacagacttcaaaataaattcaccAGAAATTGACTTTGAAGAACAAATTAGTGAAAACATTGAAGAAGAATTAAATGATACAGTTTTGATTAGTAATGAAGCTGAAGATGATGGTAGTATGAATGAAGGAAgtataccaaaaataaattttactttaaactcaCAAGATATGGCTTTTAAAGGTGATGATAAAgattcaattcaaaataaaattctaacaagtaatgatagtaatagaaaaaactctcttaaagaaataattaaaaattctcagATTGGATCAATAACTGATAATGAAACTCTACACGATATAAAGAACTATGATTGTGAGACAgaagtattagaaaaatattctgatgtaattaataatgaacataGATCTATACCAACTATACATGGGTGTGAGAAAGATATGATGGatcatgataaaataaatgatgatacagaaatatcagttaaaaataataaaaaggaaaaatacaacGTAAATAAACCTAACAAAGAAAATACTAATGATTTGTTAAATAGCTTGCATATTTTAACAGATGACAATAAAAACATTgttgaaatagataaaattaatgagAACTTTTCAGAAAACCTAGATGTAAATGCAATTTCAGATAATACacaagttaaagaaaataatctagaAATTTCAGATGAAAGAAATTTAGAATCTTCTAATGACCCAGATGTAATTTCAATACATTCAAGTAATCAACAGTCCCAAGAAAATTTATCTGGGTTCAAAGATAATTCTGTTGAAATGCAACGGGAATTAGATGAAAGTAATTCATCACAAAAGATTGTGACAAAACAAGAAAACTATGATGAATATATCAAGTGTAATGATGATTTTTATAGTATACCAATGTCAGAAGTAATAAGAATTGAAAATGAATACCAGCAAACTGAAACGAATAATGAGCCAAAAGATCATTTTtctaatgagaataataatataccgataacaaaaattaataatttgcttcAAAATAATTCCACTGATCAGACTTTACACCAGAATTTACCATGTGTGAAAGATGTTGATTTTCCTACACCAGTACCTACCATTCACCCCCCGAAACTTGATTGGATTCAAAGAGttaatcaagaaaaacaaaaaatacgatcaatcattcaagaaattaataaattaaagtaagtagaaaatttctttattagttaCACAGacacaaaaaatatgtatttttgtataagTGTAACATTTTTCACTGGTTAAgtcaatgataaaatttaataatagttacacTTATTTATTATGATGAATCTATTATCCATGTTAAAGGAAGTTAAAATCAAACTTACAGTAAGtgcaagatattttataatttttcaacagtgaAGACAGATTACTGacttaattttatagtatttttatagcagtaaaaatagttacaattattattttttattcagaattatccTGTCTTACATTAAACTTCAAGTACAGTTACAGTTGGTTGTTTGTCTTAATTTCaagctgaccattcctgaaacaaAAGACCAGTGAACAAAAGACACCAGCAAAAGAGCAAACAAGTTCAGTACTATGTACACACCCACTGGTGCACACATAGTATTGAACTTGGAGTAGGACATGCGTGCAATCCTACTACCAACTAAAATACTACCCatttatcaaagtttaaaaagattttacagttttcttatatatatatatatatattttatattatataatatatttagttaatagtagtatatgtattcatttttttaatgtaattatatttcttgattaatagtgaaaaatttgtata harbors:
- the LOC142319064 gene encoding uncharacterized protein LOC142319064 isoform X1, with the translated sequence MSRKSEMKKSALQRLSQTMRSIITNADIKRKRFSPGSKQIMTKRIKLKPEPTSLFSRFTREGDIDVETNYNHNNNTFNLNNASNNESDKKLKTISKIWIPPLKTNNVQQVDKLNNINSENMNVFKAKKSKQEINKWAHLSKTTSTTVNSENNNEIDDSFVLTNSNVEQIQESEENYICKSNNTNLEDSSDYLRKEVMTGSSGIDASVATLQDAETVIIDADNDNCTGQLKSKNNYLNQTMTENENEKETHQFPRNEFEYFINSDDSEPEVLDINFKETKIEFDKTSNQNDLLIISKDNDDVNISSCIKIIAEVDESAKKVENINDKVDENLLINEKNNNIHKSENIAGGSLIDEKNLRTDSEIITIKDNVFEEMQSSQKLKSVPSDYDISNKNENNHNIVYIDLINDENITTDFKINSPEIDFEEQISENIEEELNDTVLISNEAEDDGSMNEGSIPKINFTLNSQDMAFKGDDKDSIQNKILTSNDSNRKNSLKEIIKNSQIGSITDNETLHDIKNYDCETEVLEKYSDVINNEHRSIPTIHGCEKDMMDHDKINDDTEISVKNNKKEKYNVNKPNKENTNDLLNSLHILTDDNKNIVEIDKINENFSENLDVNAISDNTQVKENNLEISDERNLESSNDPDVISIHSSNQQSQENLSGFKDNSVEMQRELDESNSSQKIVTKQENYDEYIKCNDDFYSIPMSEVIRIENEYQQTETNNEPKDHFSNENNNIPITKINNLLQNNSTDQTLHQNLPCVKDVDFPTPVPTIHPPKLDWIQRVNQEKQKIRSIIQEINKLNSIVLQARKEIWPHQFGANTKPA
- the LOC142319064 gene encoding uncharacterized protein LOC142319064 isoform X2 — translated: MSRKSEMKKSALQRLSQTMRSIITNADIKRKRFSPGSKQIMTKRIKLKPEPTSLFSRFTREGDIDVETNYNHNNNTFNLNNASNNESDKKLKTISKIWIPPLKTNNVQQVDKLNNINSENMNVFKAKKSKQEINKWAHLSKTTSTTVNSENNNEIDDSFVLTNSNVEQIQESEENYICKSNNTNLEDSSDYLRKEVMTGSSGIDASVATLQDAETVIIDADNDNCTGQLKSKNNYLNQTMTENENEKETHQFPRNEFEYFINSDDSEPEVLDINFKETKIEFDKTSNQNDLLIISKDNDDVNISSCIKIIAEVDESAKKVENINDKVDENLLINEKNNNIHKSENIAGGSLIDEKNLRTDSEIITIKDNVFEEMQSSQKLKSVPSDYDISNKNENNHNIVYIDLINDENITTDFKINSPEIDFEEQISENIEEELNDTVLISNEAEDDGSMNEGSIPKINFTLNSQDMAFKGDDKDSIQNKILTSNDSNRKNSLKEIIKNSQIGSITDNETLHDIKNYDCETEVLEKYSDVINNEHRSIPTIHGCEKDMMDHDKINDDTEISVKNNKKEKYNVNKPNKENTNDLLNSLHILTDDNKNIVEIDKINENFSENLDVNAISDNTQVKENNLEISDERNLESSNDPDVISIHSSNQQSQENLSGFKDNSVEMQRELDESNSSQKIVTKQENYDEYIKCNDDFYSIPMSEVIRIENEYQQTETNNEPKDHFSNENNNIPITKINNLLQNNSTDQTLHQNLPCVKDVDFPTPVPTIHPPKLDWIQRVNQEKQKIRSIIQEINKLNLKSIMKRNQHNDKYCYC
- the LOC142319064 gene encoding uncharacterized protein LOC142319064 isoform X3; translated protein: MTKRIKLKPEPTSLFSRFTREGDIDVETNYNHNNNTFNLNNASNNESDKKLKTISKIWIPPLKTNNVQQVDKLNNINSENMNVFKAKKSKQEINKWAHLSKTTSTTVNSENNNEIDDSFVLTNSNVEQIQESEENYICKSNNTNLEDSSDYLRKEVMTGSSGIDASVATLQDAETVIIDADNDNCTGQLKSKNNYLNQTMTENENEKETHQFPRNEFEYFINSDDSEPEVLDINFKETKIEFDKTSNQNDLLIISKDNDDVNISSCIKIIAEVDESAKKVENINDKVDENLLINEKNNNIHKSENIAGGSLIDEKNLRTDSEIITIKDNVFEEMQSSQKLKSVPSDYDISNKNENNHNIVYIDLINDENITTDFKINSPEIDFEEQISENIEEELNDTVLISNEAEDDGSMNEGSIPKINFTLNSQDMAFKGDDKDSIQNKILTSNDSNRKNSLKEIIKNSQIGSITDNETLHDIKNYDCETEVLEKYSDVINNEHRSIPTIHGCEKDMMDHDKINDDTEISVKNNKKEKYNVNKPNKENTNDLLNSLHILTDDNKNIVEIDKINENFSENLDVNAISDNTQVKENNLEISDERNLESSNDPDVISIHSSNQQSQENLSGFKDNSVEMQRELDESNSSQKIVTKQENYDEYIKCNDDFYSIPMSEVIRIENEYQQTETNNEPKDHFSNENNNIPITKINNLLQNNSTDQTLHQNLPCVKDVDFPTPVPTIHPPKLDWIQRVNQEKQKIRSIIQEINKLNSIVLQARKEIWPHQFGANTKPA